Proteins found in one Kluyveromyces marxianus DMKU3-1042 DNA, complete genome, chromosome 2 genomic segment:
- the DFR1 gene encoding dihydrofolate reductase, whose protein sequence is MTPKPPVCCVVACLMPGYGIGFQGTLPWKLSKEMKYFRQLTSSTKDPKLQNAVIMGRKTWESIPSKFRPLPNRLNVVISRTEGVDQLESLDRCLEKRVDDDDYANKTRHVSLSATDLSKAISQLTTHSERLGLETIYIIGGGEIYNQCIPLSDKLFLTKVHADPGTPAPQMDTFLDKHLVESLFKEQPYPQLLAALPEQVAVPPEDQRFLSEKGFNYNFTLWSRDK, encoded by the coding sequence ATGACCCCCAAACCGCCTGTATGCTGCGTGGTAGCATGTCTGATGCCCGGGTACGGAATTGGCTTCCAGGGCACTTTGCCCTGGAAGCTTTCCAAGGAAATGAAATACTTTCGCCAGCTCACCTCTTCAACTAAGGATCCCAAGCTGCAAAATGCAGTGATAATGGGGCGCAAGACGTGGGAATCGATCCCATCGAAGTTCAGACCGTTGCCCAATAGACTCAATGTGGTCATATCGAGAACCGAAGGGGTTGATCAGCTCGAATCCCTCGACCGTTGTCTCGAAAAACGCgttgacgatgatgattacGCGAACAAAACACGTCACGTGTCATTAAGTGCGACTGATCTATCCAAGGCCATTAGCCAGCTCACAACCCACAGCGAGCGTCTGGGACTGGAAACCATCTACATAATTGGCGGCGGCGAGATCTACAACCAATGCATTCCCTTATCCGACAAGCTTTTCCTAACAAAGGTCCATGCCGACCCTGGCACGCCTGCCCCACAGATGGACACATTCCTCGACAAACACCTGGTAGAATCGCTCTTCAAAGAGCAACCGTACCCGCAATTGCTTGCTGCACTGCCTGAACAGGTCGCTGTCCCACCAGAAGACCAGCGCTTCCTTTCCGAGAAGGGTTTCAATTACAACTTTACACtatggtcacgtgataagtaa
- the dao1 gene encoding FAD-dependent oxidoreductase yields the protein MSVGVVGAGVIGLTSALKLLESGSELKTLTILSEQFPQDLPVNHSYTSPWAGAHFRPFPHRDSDYESDKRESQYTRITFDYFKSKPSYVLKEATVEFMKGIDWIEQPSAEYRRLGSGYNGETLNDFSQETRNVPDGVSFSYSYETWCLNAPVYLLFLYKEITRLCEERSVKLRIKRIRLEKLSDIRELYPDIDVVINASGRGLQWNGGFDPDCFLVRGQTLLLDVGDRHDKLPYAHCTITHQGKSGDWTFVIKRPAKNAGERATYILGGTKQPGDYRIMPRDEDTQALLARGKKLYPDLLEQYEIKNVNVGFRPLRKGGSRVEIEFAQIPIIHAYGLGGMGFEASVGVAYHVSQLYDSLKAKPKL from the coding sequence ATGTCGgttggtgttgttggtgCAGGTGTCATTGGGTTGACTAGTGCATTGAAGCTGCTAGAATCGGGCTCTGAATTAAAGACCCTGACTATTCTTTCGGAGCAATTCCCACAGGACCTGCCTGTGAACCACAGCTACACGTCTCCTTGGGCAGGAGCCCATTTCAGGCCATTCCCTCATCGGGATTCTGATTATGAGTCCGATAAGAGAGAGAGTCAGTACACTAGAATTACGTTTGATTACTTCAAGAGTAAGCCAAGCTATGTGTTAAAGGAGGCAACAGTTGAGTTCATGAAGGGCATTGACTGGATTGAACAGCCAAGTGCCGAGTACAGGAGACTTGGATCTGGTTACAATGGGGAAACCCTCAATGATTTCTCTCAAGAGACAAGAAATGTACCTGATGGTGTCAGCTTCAGCTACAGCTATGAAACTTGGTGCTTAAACGCACCGGTGTACTTACTATTCCTATACAAGGAGATTACTCGCTTGTGTGAGGAGAGGTCGGTGAAACTTAGAATTAAGAGAATTCGTTTGGAAAAGTTGAGCGACATTCGGGAGCTATATCCAGATATTGATGTCGTGATTAACGCAAGCGGCCGCGGACTTCAATGGAATGGAGGTTTCGATCCGGACTGCTTCCTTGTTAGGGGTCAGACGTTGTTGCTTGATGTAGGAGACAGACACGACAAGTTGCCCTATGCTCATTGCACCATTACCCATCAGGGGAAGAGTGGTGATTGGACTTTTGTCATCAAAAGGCCAGCCAAAAATGCTGGTGAGCGTGCTACTTACATCTTAGGTGGTACAAAACAACCTGGGGATTATAGAATTATGCCCCGTGATGAAGATACGCAAGCATTGCTAGCTAGAGGTAAGAAACTGTACCCGGATTTGTTGGAACAATACGAAATCAAAAACGTTAATGTTGGTTTCAGACCCTTGAGGAAAGGAGGCTCCCGAGTGGAAATTGAATTTGCTCAAATTCCAATCATCCATGCTTATGGGCTCGGAGGCATGGGCTTTGAAGCTTCAGTTGGTGTTGCTTACCATGTAAGCCAATTGTATGATTCTTTAAAGGCAAAACCTAAGCTCTGA
- the SMC1 gene encoding cohesin subunit SMC1, producing MGRLIGLELHNFKSYKDTVKVGFGNSYFTSIIGPNGSGKSNLMDAISFVLGVRSSHLRSSALVDLIYRGRKEHDDDDSDRSKRARSSELSGSSQVSDSENDEEPRSAYVTCVYQKNDSDEPTRFTRIIHSSGESVYKIDGKTVSYKRYNEELEAENILVKARNFLVFQGDVERIASQGPESLTLLLEQVSGSINYKNDYERLKEEHRLALAEFTDAHNARKKVQNDLKSFKEGVQRDEQYRSSFEIRDKLKHNYVLWELFHILEKRKDLVKDLTVSKTEMIALKNKLNDEERVLTKIKSTAAKHELQLSKLKDTVAQLENEKTSLQSSLLPVGSERLATIKRINNLEKRITSFNKDMERQKAYVKQFENQLKVVTKTKQTFEKELESIHANLSKFKLSEEDLKQYELLKSKYLTSGGSQIEEKLAILRNDHLEITEECEMVNKRLKLTRSRITDELQVDAEALETDLNEITQKLNDKNALAATKSKEWKTTQTSLESLKNKEYELNFNLRDVLLKIDDLNADQRETKKERKLRENVAMLKRLFPGVKGLVHDLCHPKKEKYAVAVSTILGKNFDSVIVDSIATAHECIQYLKKQRAGSASFIPLDTIDVNSPSLPVSDVQGCLLAINAIEYESYLEKAMQYVCADAIICDNLDLAKELKWSKRVKAKLVTLEGAIIHKAGQMTGGTSQKNQNRWNKDEYQGLMVLKDQVTEDLAKISGEIRQNNIKSRELENDISLLNNEISGLRTQVSSLQRTLEGKSVEIKHNEKLITDELEPQIKTFESRIEELNAKIKKLEDQKDLLQEEIFKPFTEKYGFSIKDYEKGTGEVMRKHSKELQQFQKEILNIENKLEFENDRLQVTTARHAKALNDLQDLRDSLGALEKQEDVITNKLNSVKAKIFQEQQAVDKQQKDLDEKVHNLLSFDNNISEIQTNMQAAKRKAEQLKEDIESLDLEQLSILKNCKVSNIDLPMLNTSLSDVSIEVLDSNNTNVVSEFDYDFSGLPEKYKQNNGDNMKEEFETEIKNIEDKLEMLQPNSKAVERYHETRNKLDEASAENEHLRVKEKKAKQKFLEVKAKRKELFEKCFQHVDKHIDQIYRALTKDPHDKSELAGGNASLTVENEDEPYLGGIRYFATPPLKRFKDMEYLSGGEKTMAALALLFTINSYQPSPFFVLDEVDAALDITNVERIAHYIKRNANPNAQFIVISLKNAMFEKSQSLVGVFREQQENSSRMVSLNLENYEDD from the coding sequence ATGGGTAGACTTATTGGGTTAGAACTGCATAACTTCAAATCCTACAAGGACACGGTCAAAGTTGGATTTGGCAACTCATATTTCACAAGTATTATTGGACCAAATGGTTCTGGTAAGTCGAATCTTATGGATGCGATTTCGTTCGTGTTGGGGGTACGGAGCAGCCACTTGAGATCATCGGCGCTTGTAGATTTGATTTACAGAGGTAGAAAAGAacatgatgatgatgatagtGACCGATCCAAGAGAGCACGTTCTTCTGAGCTTTCTGGTTCGTCACAAGTATCAGATTCCGAAAATGATGAGGAACCTAGAAGCGCCTATGTTACGTGTGTGTATCAGAAGAATGACTCGGATGAACCAACTAGATTTACGAGGATTATTCATTCCTCTGGCGAAAGTGTTTACAAAATCGATGGCAAAACTGTTAGTTACAAGAGATATAACGAGGAATTAGAAGCGGAGAATATCTTAGTCAAGGCAAGAAACTTTTTGGTGTTCCAAGGTGATGTTGAAAGGATTGCCTCTCAGGGACCCGAATCTCTAACCCTTTTACTTGAACAAGTTTCCGGGTCCATTAACTACAAGAATGATTACGAAAGACTAAAGGAGGAACATAGGCTAGCATTGGCTGAGTTTACGGATGCTCATAATGCTAGGAAAAAAGTGCAAAACGATTTGAAGAGTTTCAAAGAAGGTGTGCAGAGGGATGAGCAGTACAGATCAAGCTTTGAAATAAGAGACAAGTTGAAACATAATTACGTCTTGTGGGAACTGTTCCACATTTTggagaagagaaaagatCTGGTGAAAGACTTGACAGTTTCAAAAACAGAAATGATAGCTCTCAAGAATAAGCTCAACGATGAGGAGAGGGTATTGACCAAGATCAAGTCAACAGCTGCAAAACATGAGTTACAACTAAGTAAATTGAAAGATACTGTTGCacaattggaaaatgaaaagacTTCATTACAATCGTCTCTTTTACCAGTAGGAAGTGAACGTTTAGCTACCATTAAGAGAATAAATAACTTGGAAAAGAGGATAACCTCTTTCAACAAGGATATGGAAAGACAAAAGGCTTACGTAAAGCAATTCGAAAACCAATTGAAAGTTGTCACTAAAACAAAGCAAACCTTTGAAAAGGAATTAGAGAGTATTCATGCCAACCTCAGCAAATTCAAACTATCTGAAGAGGACCTAAAGCAATATGAGTTATTGAAGAGCAAGTATTTAACTTCGGGTGGGTCTCAAATTGAGGAGAAATTGGCCATTTTAAGAAACGATCATCTCGAAATAACTGAGGAGTGTGAAATGGTTAACAAGAGACTTAAACTTACGAGAAGCAGAATCACTGATGAATTACAGGTTGATGCTGAAGCTTTGGAGACTGACTTAAATGAAATAACTCAAAAGCTAAATGACAAAAACGCACTAGCTGCTACGAAATCCAAAGAATGGAAAACTACTCAAACGAGCTTAGAGTCTctaaagaacaaagaatatgaattgAACTTTAATTTGAGAGATGTCCTCTTGAAAATTGACGACTTGAACGCAGACCAAagggaaacaaaaaaagaacggAAACTAAGAGAAAATGTAGCTATGCTCAAGAGACTATTTCCAGGAGTGAAAGGTTTGGTGCATGATTTATGCCACccaaaaaaggaaaaatatGCTGTTGCGGTATCAACTATTCTCGGCAAAAACTTTGATTCTGTTATTGTTGATAGCATTGCTACAGCACACGAGTGTATCCAATACCTTAAGAAACAAAGAGCTGGTTCTGCGTCCTTCATACCTTTGGATACCATTGACGTAAATTCTCCTTCCTTGCCCGTTTCGGATGTTCAAGGTTGTCTTTTAGCCATAAATGCAATTGAATACGAGTCGTATCTTGAAAAGGCGATGCAATATGTATGTGCAGATGCTATAATCTGTGACAATCTTGATCTTGCTAAAGAATTAAAATGGTCCAAGAGAGTAAAAGCGAAATTAGTGACTTTGGAAGGCGCTATCATACATAAGGCAGGTCAAATGACAGGTGGTACATCAcagaaaaaccaaaacagATGGAATAAAGATGAGTACCAAGGTTTAATGGTACTAAAGGATCAAGTAACAGAAGACTTGGCTAAAATATCAGGTGAAATAAGACAAAACAACATAAAATCAAGAGAATTAGAAAATGACATATCTTTACTCAATAATGAAATTTCTGGTCTAAGAACGCAAGTATCCTCACTTCAGAGAACTTTGGAAGGGAAATCAGTAGAAATAAAACATAATGAAAAACTAATAACGGATGAATTAGAACCTCAGATCAAAACCTTTGAAAGTCGTATTGAAGAGCTCAATgctaaaatcaaaaagcTCGAAGACCAAAaggatcttcttcaagaggAGATTTTCAAACCGTTCACTGAAAAATACGGATTTTCCATTAAGGACTACGAAAAGGGTACCGGTGAAGTGATGAGAAAGCATTCAAAGGAgcttcaacaattccaaaagGAAATCCTCAACATAGAAAATAAActtgaatttgaaaatgatcGTTTACAGGTTACAACTGCCCGCCACGCCAAGGCATTGAACGATTTGCAAGACTTAAGAGACTCCCTTGGTGCACTTGAAAAGCAAGAAGATGTCATCACTAATAAGTTAAACTCTGTTAAAGCAAAAATTTTCCAAGAACAACAGGCTGTAgacaaacaacaaaaagatCTTGACGAGAAGGTTCATAATCTATTGTCTTTTGATAACAATATATCCGAAATACAAACCAACATGCAAGCTGCAAAGAGAAAAGCGgaacaattgaaagaagatattgaatCTCTCGATCTGGAACAGTTAAgtatattgaaaaattgtaAAGTTTCAAACATTGACTTGCCAATGTTAAATACATCGCTTTCAGACGTTTCCATTGAGGTGCTAGATTCTAATAATACAAATGTAGTGTCAGAATTTGATTACGATTTTAGCGGTTTACCAGAAAAATACAAGCAAAATAATGGTGATAATATGAAGGAAGAATTTGAAACAGAGATCAAAAACATTGAGGATAAGCTGGAAATGTTACAGCCTAATTCAAAAGCTGTCGAAAGATATCACGAAACGAGGAATAAGTTAGACGAGGCCTCTGCTGAAAACGAACATCTAAGAGtaaaggagaaaaaagcCAAGCAAAAGTTTCTTGAAGTTAAAGCCAAACGTAAAGAactatttgaaaaatgctTTCAACATGTTGATAAACACATCGATCAAATATATAGGGCTTTGACGAAAGATCCTCATGATAAATCTGAATTGGCGGGTGGTAATGCATCATTAACAGTGGAAAATGAAGACGAGCCTTATCTTGGTGGGATTAGGTATTTTGCTACGCCACCACTAAAAAGGTTCAAAGATATGGAATATTTGTCTGGTGGTGAGAAAACTATGGCAGCTTTAGCTTTACTGTTTACTATTAATTCCTACCAACCAAGTCCATTTTTCGTTTTGGATGAAGTTGATGCAGCTTTAGATATTAcaaatgttgaaagaatAGCGCACTACATCAAAAGGAATGCGAACCCTAATGCACAATTCATTGTCATTTCGCTAAAGAATGCGATGTTTGAAAAGTCACAGTCTTTAGTTGGGGTTTTCAGAGAGCAGCAAGAGAATTCTTCCAGGATGGTAAGTTTAAATCTTGAAAACTACGAGGATGATTGA
- the KES1 gene encoding oxysterol-binding protein KES1, which yields MSQYASSSTWTSFLKSIASFNGDLSSLTAPPFILSPVSLTEYSEYWAEHPDLFLGPTFINEPDSEGTPPELLRLLGVVKWFISTLKSQYCSRNESMGSEKKPLNPFLGEVFVGKWNNSSNPEFGETVLLSEQVSHHPPITAYTIFNDKNQVSLEGYNQIKASISKMSLSVKQFGHAILKFGKLDEQYLITLPPLHIEGLLAASPFVELEGKAYIQASNGLYCAMEFSGRGYFSGKKNSFKARIFKDFKDSEDKHNALYTISGQWSKISHISAGKSKSGEKVFYDASKTSVETLTVKSIDEQHPLESRKAWRHVAEATKLGNFDLIHQEKTKLEEAQRELRREEESKGIDWERRWFKDIDYSNKEPDVFVKLAEMANLSTKNLPSGTLIPEEKKDAPAVHWRFIRENWDKEEEIKL from the coding sequence ATGTCTCAGTACGCTAGTTCGTCTACCTggacttcttttttgaagtCAATTGCCTCTTTCAACGGGGATCTTTCATCTTTGACGGCACCACCATTCATCTTATCCCCAGTTTCGTTGACCGAGTATTCAGAATACTGGGCAGAACATCCAgatttgtttcttggaCCCACATTCATCAATGAACCAGACAGTGAAGGTACTCCTCCAGAGCTACTACGCTTGCTAGGTGTTGTGAAATGGTTTATTTCCACGTTGAAGTCTCAATACTGCTCCCGTAATGAGTCTATGGGATCGGAGAAAAAACCTTTGAATCCATTCTTGGGTGAGGTGTTCGTCGGTAAGTGGAACAACTCTTCCAACCCTGAGTTCGGTGAAACCGTGTTACTATCTGAACAGGTATCCCACCATCCTCCAATCACTGCTTACACTATTTTCAACGACAAGAATCAGGTCTCCTTGGAAGGTTACAACCAGATCAAGGCTTCCATTTCTAAAATGTCTTTGAGTGTCAAGCAATTCGGCCATGCTATCTTGAAGTTCGGTAAGTTGGATGAACAATACTTGATCACGTTGCCACCTTTGCACATTGAAGGTTTGTTGGCTGCTTCTCCATTTGTAGAGTTGGAAGGAAAAGCTTATATCCAGGCCTCCAACGGACTCTATTGTGCCATGGAGTTTTCAGGCAGAGGTTACTTTAGcgggaagaagaattcattCAAAGCAAGAATCTTCAAGGATTTCAAGGATTCAGAAGATAAGCACAACGCCTTGTACACGATATCTGGCCAATGGTCCAAGATCTCTCATATCTCCGCTGGTAAATCGAAGAGCGGCGAGAAAGTATTTTACGATGCATCTAAAACTAGTGTGGAAACCTTGACAGTTAAGAGCATAGACGAACAGCATCCACTGGAATCAAGAAAGGCTTGGAGACACGTAGCAGAAGCTACAAAGCTTGGCAATTTCGATCTCATCCACCAGGAAAAGAccaaacttgaagaagctcAAAGAGAActaagaagagaagaggaaagtAAAGGTATCGACTGGGAAAGAAGATGGTTCAAAGACATTGACTATTCTAATAAGGAACCTGATGTTTTCGTCAAATTGGCTGAAATGGCAAACTTATCCACTAAAAACTTGCCTAGTGGAACTTTaattccagaagaaaagaaggatgcCCCAGCTGTACACTGGAGATTTATCCGTGAAAACTGggacaaagaagaggaaatcAAACTTTAA
- the POC4 gene encoding proteasome chaperone assembly family protein, producing the protein MPELITFEDTWTTFQGTQTMVRCTASPHRDVATKHDKRTALSVSICNNWEGPASRMVLQGYCYAIEFVRASPASSAASASTSAEVCVADLIESRDHVIHDFIHKIARILVLKYHRPCYVQLSTAAAASDDALGASDQINLLQKITQCIDNHTV; encoded by the coding sequence ATGCCTGAACTCATCACTTTTGAAGACACATGGACCACCTTTCAGGGAACGCAAACCATGGTGCGCTGCACTGCCAGCCCACACAGAGACGTTGCCACTAAACACGACAAAAGAACAGCGCTTTCGGTGAGCATATGCAACAACTGGGAGGGCCCAGCCTCGCGAATGGTGCTCCAGGGCTACTGCTACGCAATTGAGTTTGTCAGGGCTTCGCCTGCTTCTTCCgctgcttctgcttctacCTCTGCTGAGGTCTGCGTAGCAGACCTCATAGAAAGCAGAGATCACGTGATCCACGACTTCATCCACAAGATCGCGCGCATCCTCGTCCTCAAGTACCACAGGCCATGCTACGTGCAGCTGTCCACCGCAGCAGCCGCATCCGACGACGCCCTTGGTGCCTCGGATCAAATCAACCTTCTACAGAAGATTACACAATGTATAGACAACCACACTGTATAG
- the CDC4 gene encoding SCF ubiquitin ligase complex subunit CDC4 has product MDNNMLATPGVPKYPLQDVPVPYRYQLRPIASSQSKRAAATGAVHYSSQQREDGSEDEEQCHKRMKPNQQNVSSPGLAEDQDGPLPISPIASPCHTPKLEEPSIDEVIGTAISRLSGSTPHANGLPSLIFRLVSNMDRTQLSDLVNIIADNLKRDLFHSLPNEITVKILLNLSSQDIFSCLLVNKNWNKLIKDASVVWKRLMLNEGFVTHDQFPSYCNGLPSKYNHLINPDDRFRLDFLENNWLLQNWYDPSYKPGRTCLDGHSTNVVTCLQFENNYIITGADDKKINVYDAENDQFLLELNGHEGGVWALKFVEGNILVSGSTDRSIRIWNIETGKCTHVFKGHTSTVRCVEVVEYNGTKYVITGSRDNTLHVWKLPMNAEPDKDNREPAVFNTTDENPYFVGVLRGHMSSVRTVSGHGRIIVSGSYDHNLMVWDIIDMKLLYILTGHTDRVYCTIYDHKRNRCISASMDTTVRVWDLENIKNNGTISSVFCNNTTTTKVSGSMKCLYGHTALVGLLCLSDKFLVSAAADGSLRGWDSNDYSRKFSFHHTNLAAITSFSMNDNILVSGSERQFNVYNLRTGKLIHRKLLTDAEQVWGIKFNNRKLVAAIESVGHSYVEILDFATRNGDKTLRTRTRTRVDQQIDHNSLWSSTL; this is encoded by the coding sequence ATGGACAACAACATGCTTGCAACTCCTGGAGTACCCAAGTACCCTCTACAGGATGTTCCTGTTCCTTATCGGTACCAGTTACGCCCTATTGCAAGTTCTCAGAGTAAAAGAGCAGCAGCGACAGGAGCAGTTCATTATTCGTCACAGCAAAGGGAAGACGGGAGTGAGGACGAGGAACAGTGTCATAAAAGAATGAAGCCAAACCAACAGAATGTTTCGAGTCCCGGTTTAGCGGAGGATCAAGATGGGCCTTTGCCCATATCTCCTATAGCGTCGCCCTGTCATACTCCGAAACTGGAGGAACCTAGCATTGACGAGGTGATCGGTACGGCTATCAGTAGACTCAGTGGCTCTACGCCGCATGCGAACGGACTGCCCAGTCTTATATTTAGGCTTGTTTCGAATATGGATCGTACACAGCTCTCAGATTTGGTGAACATCATAGCAGACAATTTGAAGCGGGACTTGTTCCACTCGCTCCCCAACGAAATCACAGTGAAGATCTTGTTGAATCTATCGTCCCAGGACATCTTTTCGTGTTTGTTGGTGAACAAGAACTGGAACAAGTTGATCAAAGATGCGTCCGTGGTTTGGAAAAGGCTCATGCTCAACGAGGGCTTTGTCACGCACGACCAGTTCCCATCCTATTGCAACGGACTCCCATCCAAATACAACCATTTGATCAACCCTGACGATAGATTTAGATTGGATTTTCTGGAGAACAACTGGCTCCTCCAGAACTGGTACGATCCAAGCTACAAGCCAGGAAGAACATGTCTTGATGGCCACAGCACAAATGTGGTCACGTGTTTGCAATTCGAAAACAACTACATCATCACCGGTGCTGACGACAAGAAGATTAACGTGTACGATGCGGAAAACGACCAGTTCTTGCTTGAACTCAACGGGCACGAGGGCGGTGTATGGGCACTGAAGTTCGTGGAAGGAAACATATTGGTCAGTGGGTCTACAGACAGAAGTATCAGGATCTGGAACATCGAGACGGGCAAATGCACACACGTATTTAAAGGTCACACGTCCACTGTTAGATGCGTTGAAGTCGTCGAGTATAACGGTACAAAGTATGTAATCACTGGGTCCAGAGATAATACTTTGCACGTGTGGAAATTACCCATGAACGCTGAGCCCGACAAAGATAATCGCGAACCTGCAGTGTTCAACACTACCGACGAGAACCCTTACTTCGTTGGTGTGCTAAGAGGTCACATGTCAAGTGTGAGAACCGTATCAGGCCATGGAAGAATTATCGTCAGCGGTTCGTACGATCACAATTTGATGGTGTGGGATATTATAGACATGAAGTTGCTATATATCCTAACGGGCCACACAGATCGTGTTTATTGCACAATATATGATCACAAGAGAAATCGTTGCATATCAGCAAGTATGGATACTACAGTGCGGGTCTGGGATCTCgaaaatatcaagaatAATGGAACAATATCGTCGGTGTTTTGTAATAACACCACAACTACAAAAGTGAGCGGAAGCATGAAGTGTCTATATGGCCATACTGCTTTGGTCGGACTACTATGTTTATCGGATAAATTTTTAGTGAGCGCGGCTGCAGATGGTTCCTTACGTGGTTGGGACTCTAACGACTACTCGAGGAAGTTTTCATTCCACCACACCAATCTGGCTGCCATCACCTCCTTTTCGATGAACGATAACATTCTAGTGAGTGGCTCAGAACGCCAATTTAATGTGTACAACCTCAGGACAGGAAAATTGATACATAGGAAATTGCTCACCGATGCAGAACAAGTATGGGGCATTAAATTCAACAACAGGAAACTAGTGGCCGCGATTGAGTCGGTAGGTCACAGTTACGTCGAAATCTTGGATTTCGCAACAAGAAATGGCGACAAGACCCTAAGAACACGGACAAGAACTAGAGTTGACCAACAGATAGATCATAACTCGCTTTGGTCTTCGACGCTATGA